One Melanotaenia boesemani isolate fMelBoe1 chromosome 8, fMelBoe1.pri, whole genome shotgun sequence DNA segment encodes these proteins:
- the LOC121644334 gene encoding SUN domain-containing ossification factor-like isoform X3: protein MKMTQLLWRIVSVWLCVAVICRYPSCNVGCTETRPESQRPKSSEGVSSEEETEEKTHHQQNEESWALSAQSLSENEQLTEDGRPEVEQITQDVDKKQRSEAFEVEEPVEEVELEPDRILQPEESSQYQHPETSISQDPESAPLQLSPDSVDSAANKDDPSVPNLQEEVPNSISSGASDLPTTEVIASNLPPADCMEEEDNPYDGGSPPLVLDNTSNAHTTGTKTHSDPPLSPPAVHDTKYLEANTSHMLKEQDLSSPVAADTDPSASSKDPEDIPTFDEWKRKMMEVEKEKTLSTHISNNGGSNTVKKVQKNFNNYASVECGAKILGANPEAKSTSSILKENMDLYMLNPCSNKIWFIIELCEPIQVKQLDIANFELFSSTPKDFLVSISDRYPTNKWLKLGTFHARDERTVQSFPLDEHLYAKYVKVELVSHFGTEHFCPLSLIRVFGTSMVEEYEEIADPSERPDDLDDDLDYPSGTAPGEVKSSKNLIGSAKDAILNIVNVAVNALGGNSEMNGNVSSQEVNMTEPSQQLETTSETVTTDLPTDPDSEDVQALQESAVPPTEVPSLEIPSLEPTTTDDDEQQLPPVEEKIVIPLEKDEEEPISSTITLLEKEDELDEGKEKKVHQERHKENLKYCRSFASLSSSCSCTPSLQEYVQQQCSALLSTKRKCQTMDVKPNISPIQTLLPPPPSALPEPQSDGGEEKEQIAELEPDSEVISEELQPAENSEESISEPVVLEPSQTLNLPSPSAIESSFAKLTPTEETPQLSSEEPGPENSQDVLAEEKHIEPSAILSSSTHDKPSVSVSVEDSSEVPTQEKPNVDEPEVNTPIQIQDQTDQSLLLLPTSSYSEHQAVPPVVPESGPTPTEASHPAPDTVAESEPPVAVTDMKMEDLSEDPSTSSGSNGQLLFTSSPTPSSPTSSSLLDIYAEPFNVTEQNGNQVHGSSQKESVFMRLNNRIKALEVNMSLSGRYLEQLSQRYRKQMEEMQRAFNKTIIKLQNTSRIAEEQDLRQTESIQLLQGQLENVTQLVLNLSVRVSQLQNEVSDRQNYLLLSLGLCLCLGLLLCVNHCRITIPPTIEPEPPIPKSYTFCCPESRQFSSCDETGLKRSSSYPLIHSDSFQLATTEGPEMHEEETQSLCAANRKRRRRKVKPMDKVETLKPSFQGAPELSNGAVCNGVAITANPTLLTKQVLQPSFRHSPSEGSSEGSSHSDDPSFCGITAACSRICDGLPPPKTRAEKRALRRRRPKPSSAGVDLLRAPQRNNIEPLPITIQDILKRKTEQNSSTFMALAGPV from the exons GTATCCTAGTTGCAATGTTGGATGTACGGAAACACGTCCAGAGTCCCAGAGGCCCAAATCCTCAGAGGGTGTCAGTTCAGAGGAAGAGACGGAGGAAAAGACTCATCATCAGCAG aatGAGGAAAGCTGGGCCTTATCTGCTCAATCCTTATCTGAAAATGAGCAGCTGACAGAGGATGGGCGCCCAGAAGTGGAGCAGATAACACAAGATGTGGACAAAAAGCAGCGCTCAGAG GCTTTTGAAGTAGAGGAGCCTGTTGAAGAAGTAGAGCTGGAACCAGACAGAATTTTACAGCCTGAGGAAAGCTCTCAATATCAACATCCCGAAACATCCATCTCTCAAGATCCGGAATCTGCCCCCTTGCAGCTTTCCCCTGACTCTGTTGATTCTGCTGCGAATAAAGACGACCCCAGCGTCCCTAACCTTCAAGAAGAAGTCCCAAACAG tatttcaaGTGGAGCATCTGATTTACCCACTACTGAGGTCATTGCTTCTAACCTGCCTCCAGCTGACTgcatggaggaagaggacaaCCCGTATGATGGTGGCAG CCCTCCACTGGTTCTGGACAACACCTCTAATGCTCACACCACAGGTACTAAAACACACTCCGACCCCCCTCTGAGTCCCCCAGCTGTTCACGACACTAAGTATCTGGAGGCCAACACGTCCCACATGCTGAAAGAGCAG GACCTGAGCTCCCCAGTCGCTGCAGACACAGATCCCAGTGCGAGCAGCAAAGACCCAGAGGACATCCCCACTTTTGATGAGTGGAAACGGAAAATGATGGAGGTGGAGAAAGAGAAGA cTTTGTCTACTCACATTTCTAACAACGGGGGTTCTAATACAGTGAAGAAGGTCCAGAAAAATTTCAATAACTACGCCTCAGTGGAGTGTGGAGCCAAGATACTCGGTGCAAACCCAGAGGCTAAG AGCACTTCATCCATTTTGAAGGAAAACATGGACTTGTACATGCTAAACCCCTGTAGTAACAAAATCTG GTTTATTATTGAGCTCTGTGAGCCCATCCAGGTGAAGCAGCTGGACATTGCTAATTTTGAACTTTTCTCCTCCACTCCTAAAGACTTTCTTGTCTCCATAAGTGATAG GTACCCAACAAATAAGTGGCTTAAGCTGGGAACCTTTCACGCCCGGGATGAGCGTACAGTGCAGAGCTTCCCATTAGATGAGCATCTTTACGCTAAATATGTGAAG GTAGAGCTGGTCTCTCACTTTGGTACCGAGCATTTCTGTCCCCTAAGTCTGATAAG GGTGTTTGGTACAAGCATGGTTGAGGAGTATGAGGAGATTGCTGATCCCTCTGAGAGACCTGATGATCTTGATGATGACTTGG ATTATCCTTCGGGAACTGCACCCGGGGAAGTGAAGTCATCCAAGAATCTGATTGGATCCGCAAAAG ATGCCATTTTGAACATTGTAAATGTTGCTGTCAACGCTCTTGGAGGCAACTCAGAGATGAATG gCAACGTTTCATCTCAGGAAGTGAACATGACTGAGCCATCACAACAGCTTGAAACCACCTCTGAAACTGTAACTACTGACCTACCTACAGA TCCAGACAGTGAAGATGTACAGGCTTTACAAGAGTCTGCTGTCCCTCCTACTGAAGTCCCATCTTTAGAGATTCCTTCACTAGAGCCGACTactactgatgatgatgaacaaCAGCTCCCCCCAGTGGAGGAAAAAATAGTCATCCCTTTAGAGAAAGACGAGGAAGAACCAATCAGCTCTACAATCACTCTTCTGGAGAAGGAGGATGAGTTGGATGAAGGGAAAGAGAAAAAGGTTCATCAAGAGCGGCACAAAGAAAACCTGAAGTACTGCCGTTCGTttgcttctctttcttcttcatgcTCGTGCACTCCCTCCCTCCAAGAGTATGTCCAGCAGCAGTGTTCAGCCTTACTGTCCACAAAGAGGAAATGCCAAACAATGGACGTAAAGCCAAACATCTCTCCCATTCAGACACTCTTACCTCCTCCCCCGTCTGCCTTACCTGAGCCTCAGTCGGATGGTGGGGAGGAAAAAGAACAAATCGCTGAGCTGGAGCCAGATAGTGAAGTAATATCAGAGGAGTTACAGCCAGCCGAAAACTCAGAAGAATCCATATCTGAACCAGTTGTACTGGAGCCAAGTCAGACCTTGAACCTCCCCAGCCCCAGTGCCATAGAGTCATCCTTTGCCAAACTTACACCTACTGAGGAAACACCACAGCTGTCTTCTGAGGAGCCAGGCCCCGAAAATAGCCAGGATGTGCTGGCTGAGGAGAAACACATTGAACCGTCAGCCATTCTGAGCAGCTCTACCCATGATAAACCCAGCGTCAGCGTCTCAGTGGAAGATTCATCAGAGGTACCAACCCAGGAAAAGCCTAATGTTGATGAGCCAGAAGTTAACACCCCCATCCAAATCCAAGATCAAACAGATCAGTCTCTGCTTCTCCTGCCCACCTCTTCTTATTCAGAGCATCAAGCTGTGCCACCAGTTGTGCCTGAAAGTGGCCCCACTCCCACTGAAGCATCCCACCCTGCTCCAGATACTGTTGCAGAAAGCGAACCTCCTGTGGCTGTAACAGATATGAAAATGGAGGATCTCTCAGAAGACCCGTCGACTTCCTCAGGCAGCAATGGTCAGTTGTTGTTCACTTCCTCCCCAACACCTTCTTCGCCTACCTCGTCATCCCTATTAGATATTTATGCGGAGCCTTTTAATGTCACGGAGCAAAATGGGAACCAGGTGCACGGTTCCAGCCAGAAGGAATCCGTCTTCATGAGACTTAATAACCGCATCAAGGCCCTGGAGGTGAACATGTCTCTGAGTGGGCGCTACCTGGAGCAGCTTAGTCAGAG GTATcggaagcagatggaggagatGCAGAGGGCTTTCAACAAAACCATAATTAAACTCCAGAACACTTCCAGAATAGCAGAGGAGCAG GACCTGCGTCAGACTGAATCAATTCAGTTGCTGCAGGGTCAGCTGGAGAATGTGACTCAGCTGGTTCTCAACCTGTCGGTCAGAGTCAGCCAGCTGCAGAATGAG GTGTCAGACAGGCAGAATTACCTGCTGCTGTCTCTGGGGTTGTGTTTATGTCTCGGCCTTCTGCTGTGCGTCAACCACTGCCGCATCACTATCCCTCCAACCATAGAACCTGAGCCACCCATACCCAAAAGCTACACCTTCTGTTGCCCTGAAAG CAGGCAATTCTCTTCCTGTGATGAGACGGGCTTGAAGAGGAGTTCATCTTATCCACTTATCCACTCTGATTCATTCCAGTTAGCCACCACTGAAG GCCCAGAAATGCATGAAGAGGAAACGCAGAGTCTTTGTGCAGCAAACAGAAAG AGAAGACGTCGTAAAGTAAAACCTATGGACAAAGTAGAAACTCTGAAACCTTCATTTCAAGGCGCTCCTGAACTGTCTAATGGAGCTGTTTGCAATGGCGTCGCCATcactgcaaaccccacactccTTACAAAACAAGTACTTCAACCTTCCTTTAGACACTCGCCGTCAGAGGGCAGTTCGGAGGGGTCTTCTCATTCAGACGACCCCTCTTTCTGTGGCATCACTGCAGCCTGCTCTCGGATCTGTGACGGCCTCCCTCCACCCAAGACTCGTGCAGAGAAACGGGCTTTAAGGCGCCGGCGTCCCAAGCCCAGCTCTGCAGGGGTGGATTTGCTTCGTGCTCCTCAGAGGAACAACATTGAACCATTGCCTATTACTATACAAGACatcttaaaaaggaaaacagagcaAAACTCGAGCACATTTATGGCGCTCGCAGGGCCGGTCTGA
- the LOC121644334 gene encoding SUN domain-containing ossification factor-like isoform X1 gives MKMTQLLWRIVSVWLCVAVICRYPSCNVGCTETRPESQRPKSSEGVSSEEETEEKTHHQQNEESWALSAQSLSENEQLTEDGRPEVEQITQDVDKKQRSEAFEVEEPVEEVELEPDRILQPEESSQYQHPETSISQDPESAPLQLSPDSVDSAANKDDPSVPNLQEEVPNSISSGASDLPTTEVIASNLPPADCMEEEDNPYDGGSPPLVLDNTSNAHTTGTKTHSDPPLSPPAVHDTKYLEANTSHMLKEQDLSSPVAADTDPSASSKDPEDIPTFDEWKRKMMEVEKEKTLSTHISNNGGSNTVKKVQKNFNNYASVECGAKILGANPEAKSTSSILKENMDLYMLNPCSNKIWFIIELCEPIQVKQLDIANFELFSSTPKDFLVSISDRYPTNKWLKLGTFHARDERTVQSFPLDEHLYAKYVKMFTKYIKVELVSHFGTEHFCPLSLIRVFGTSMVEEYEEIADPSERPDDLDDDLDYPSGTAPGEVKSSKNLIGSAKDAILNIVNVAVNALGGNSEMNGNVSSQEVNMTEPSQQLETTSETVTTDLPTDPDSEDVQALQESAVPPTEVPSLEIPSLEPTTTDDDEQQLPPVEEKIVIPLEKDEEEPISSTITLLEKEDELDEGKEKKVHQERHKENLKYCRSFASLSSSCSCTPSLQEYVQQQCSALLSTKRKCQTMDVKPNISPIQTLLPPPPSALPEPQSDGGEEKEQIAELEPDSEVISEELQPAENSEESISEPVVLEPSQTLNLPSPSAIESSFAKLTPTEETPQLSSEEPGPENSQDVLAEEKHIEPSAILSSSTHDKPSVSVSVEDSSEVPTQEKPNVDEPEVNTPIQIQDQTDQSLLLLPTSSYSEHQAVPPVVPESGPTPTEASHPAPDTVAESEPPVAVTDMKMEDLSEDPSTSSGSNGQLLFTSSPTPSSPTSSSLLDIYAEPFNVTEQNGNQVHGSSQKESVFMRLNNRIKALEVNMSLSGRYLEQLSQRYRKQMEEMQRAFNKTIIKLQNTSRIAEEQDLRQTESIQLLQGQLENVTQLVLNLSVRVSQLQNEVSDRQNYLLLSLGLCLCLGLLLCVNHCRITIPPTIEPEPPIPKSYTFCCPESRQFSSCDETGLKRSSSYPLIHSDSFQLATTEGPEMHEEETQSLCAANRKRRRRKVKPMDKVETLKPSFQGAPELSNGAVCNGVAITANPTLLTKQVLQPSFRHSPSEGSSEGSSHSDDPSFCGITAACSRICDGLPPPKTRAEKRALRRRRPKPSSAGVDLLRAPQRNNIEPLPITIQDILKRKTEQNSSTFMALAGPV, from the exons GTATCCTAGTTGCAATGTTGGATGTACGGAAACACGTCCAGAGTCCCAGAGGCCCAAATCCTCAGAGGGTGTCAGTTCAGAGGAAGAGACGGAGGAAAAGACTCATCATCAGCAG aatGAGGAAAGCTGGGCCTTATCTGCTCAATCCTTATCTGAAAATGAGCAGCTGACAGAGGATGGGCGCCCAGAAGTGGAGCAGATAACACAAGATGTGGACAAAAAGCAGCGCTCAGAG GCTTTTGAAGTAGAGGAGCCTGTTGAAGAAGTAGAGCTGGAACCAGACAGAATTTTACAGCCTGAGGAAAGCTCTCAATATCAACATCCCGAAACATCCATCTCTCAAGATCCGGAATCTGCCCCCTTGCAGCTTTCCCCTGACTCTGTTGATTCTGCTGCGAATAAAGACGACCCCAGCGTCCCTAACCTTCAAGAAGAAGTCCCAAACAG tatttcaaGTGGAGCATCTGATTTACCCACTACTGAGGTCATTGCTTCTAACCTGCCTCCAGCTGACTgcatggaggaagaggacaaCCCGTATGATGGTGGCAG CCCTCCACTGGTTCTGGACAACACCTCTAATGCTCACACCACAGGTACTAAAACACACTCCGACCCCCCTCTGAGTCCCCCAGCTGTTCACGACACTAAGTATCTGGAGGCCAACACGTCCCACATGCTGAAAGAGCAG GACCTGAGCTCCCCAGTCGCTGCAGACACAGATCCCAGTGCGAGCAGCAAAGACCCAGAGGACATCCCCACTTTTGATGAGTGGAAACGGAAAATGATGGAGGTGGAGAAAGAGAAGA cTTTGTCTACTCACATTTCTAACAACGGGGGTTCTAATACAGTGAAGAAGGTCCAGAAAAATTTCAATAACTACGCCTCAGTGGAGTGTGGAGCCAAGATACTCGGTGCAAACCCAGAGGCTAAG AGCACTTCATCCATTTTGAAGGAAAACATGGACTTGTACATGCTAAACCCCTGTAGTAACAAAATCTG GTTTATTATTGAGCTCTGTGAGCCCATCCAGGTGAAGCAGCTGGACATTGCTAATTTTGAACTTTTCTCCTCCACTCCTAAAGACTTTCTTGTCTCCATAAGTGATAG GTACCCAACAAATAAGTGGCTTAAGCTGGGAACCTTTCACGCCCGGGATGAGCGTACAGTGCAGAGCTTCCCATTAGATGAGCATCTTTACGCTAAATATGTGAAG ATGTTCACCAAGTACATAAAG GTAGAGCTGGTCTCTCACTTTGGTACCGAGCATTTCTGTCCCCTAAGTCTGATAAG GGTGTTTGGTACAAGCATGGTTGAGGAGTATGAGGAGATTGCTGATCCCTCTGAGAGACCTGATGATCTTGATGATGACTTGG ATTATCCTTCGGGAACTGCACCCGGGGAAGTGAAGTCATCCAAGAATCTGATTGGATCCGCAAAAG ATGCCATTTTGAACATTGTAAATGTTGCTGTCAACGCTCTTGGAGGCAACTCAGAGATGAATG gCAACGTTTCATCTCAGGAAGTGAACATGACTGAGCCATCACAACAGCTTGAAACCACCTCTGAAACTGTAACTACTGACCTACCTACAGA TCCAGACAGTGAAGATGTACAGGCTTTACAAGAGTCTGCTGTCCCTCCTACTGAAGTCCCATCTTTAGAGATTCCTTCACTAGAGCCGACTactactgatgatgatgaacaaCAGCTCCCCCCAGTGGAGGAAAAAATAGTCATCCCTTTAGAGAAAGACGAGGAAGAACCAATCAGCTCTACAATCACTCTTCTGGAGAAGGAGGATGAGTTGGATGAAGGGAAAGAGAAAAAGGTTCATCAAGAGCGGCACAAAGAAAACCTGAAGTACTGCCGTTCGTttgcttctctttcttcttcatgcTCGTGCACTCCCTCCCTCCAAGAGTATGTCCAGCAGCAGTGTTCAGCCTTACTGTCCACAAAGAGGAAATGCCAAACAATGGACGTAAAGCCAAACATCTCTCCCATTCAGACACTCTTACCTCCTCCCCCGTCTGCCTTACCTGAGCCTCAGTCGGATGGTGGGGAGGAAAAAGAACAAATCGCTGAGCTGGAGCCAGATAGTGAAGTAATATCAGAGGAGTTACAGCCAGCCGAAAACTCAGAAGAATCCATATCTGAACCAGTTGTACTGGAGCCAAGTCAGACCTTGAACCTCCCCAGCCCCAGTGCCATAGAGTCATCCTTTGCCAAACTTACACCTACTGAGGAAACACCACAGCTGTCTTCTGAGGAGCCAGGCCCCGAAAATAGCCAGGATGTGCTGGCTGAGGAGAAACACATTGAACCGTCAGCCATTCTGAGCAGCTCTACCCATGATAAACCCAGCGTCAGCGTCTCAGTGGAAGATTCATCAGAGGTACCAACCCAGGAAAAGCCTAATGTTGATGAGCCAGAAGTTAACACCCCCATCCAAATCCAAGATCAAACAGATCAGTCTCTGCTTCTCCTGCCCACCTCTTCTTATTCAGAGCATCAAGCTGTGCCACCAGTTGTGCCTGAAAGTGGCCCCACTCCCACTGAAGCATCCCACCCTGCTCCAGATACTGTTGCAGAAAGCGAACCTCCTGTGGCTGTAACAGATATGAAAATGGAGGATCTCTCAGAAGACCCGTCGACTTCCTCAGGCAGCAATGGTCAGTTGTTGTTCACTTCCTCCCCAACACCTTCTTCGCCTACCTCGTCATCCCTATTAGATATTTATGCGGAGCCTTTTAATGTCACGGAGCAAAATGGGAACCAGGTGCACGGTTCCAGCCAGAAGGAATCCGTCTTCATGAGACTTAATAACCGCATCAAGGCCCTGGAGGTGAACATGTCTCTGAGTGGGCGCTACCTGGAGCAGCTTAGTCAGAG GTATcggaagcagatggaggagatGCAGAGGGCTTTCAACAAAACCATAATTAAACTCCAGAACACTTCCAGAATAGCAGAGGAGCAG GACCTGCGTCAGACTGAATCAATTCAGTTGCTGCAGGGTCAGCTGGAGAATGTGACTCAGCTGGTTCTCAACCTGTCGGTCAGAGTCAGCCAGCTGCAGAATGAG GTGTCAGACAGGCAGAATTACCTGCTGCTGTCTCTGGGGTTGTGTTTATGTCTCGGCCTTCTGCTGTGCGTCAACCACTGCCGCATCACTATCCCTCCAACCATAGAACCTGAGCCACCCATACCCAAAAGCTACACCTTCTGTTGCCCTGAAAG CAGGCAATTCTCTTCCTGTGATGAGACGGGCTTGAAGAGGAGTTCATCTTATCCACTTATCCACTCTGATTCATTCCAGTTAGCCACCACTGAAG GCCCAGAAATGCATGAAGAGGAAACGCAGAGTCTTTGTGCAGCAAACAGAAAG AGAAGACGTCGTAAAGTAAAACCTATGGACAAAGTAGAAACTCTGAAACCTTCATTTCAAGGCGCTCCTGAACTGTCTAATGGAGCTGTTTGCAATGGCGTCGCCATcactgcaaaccccacactccTTACAAAACAAGTACTTCAACCTTCCTTTAGACACTCGCCGTCAGAGGGCAGTTCGGAGGGGTCTTCTCATTCAGACGACCCCTCTTTCTGTGGCATCACTGCAGCCTGCTCTCGGATCTGTGACGGCCTCCCTCCACCCAAGACTCGTGCAGAGAAACGGGCTTTAAGGCGCCGGCGTCCCAAGCCCAGCTCTGCAGGGGTGGATTTGCTTCGTGCTCCTCAGAGGAACAACATTGAACCATTGCCTATTACTATACAAGACatcttaaaaaggaaaacagagcaAAACTCGAGCACATTTATGGCGCTCGCAGGGCCGGTCTGA